From the genome of Colias croceus chromosome 9, ilColCroc2.1, one region includes:
- the LOC123694619 gene encoding frizzled-2 gives MWAVLLGVACVASAGALQPRCEEITIPMCRGIGYNLTSFPNALDHDTQEEAGLEVHQYWPLVEIKCSADLKFFLCSVYTPICIEDYPKPLPACRSVCERARAGCAPLMQKYGFQWPERMACEKLPRQGDPDRLCMEETDRAQEPEPPRPPPRRPYKNHCKDPKNCESGPAASPGEGTSEECACACRPPLVSVRTLHNASATTGGVPACALPCRGAFFTREEKEFAAVWVALWGGLCAASTLMTLTTFIIDSQRFKYPERPIVYLSACYFMVALGYLARLAIGHDEIACDGALLKTSSNGPSACTLVFILVYFFGMSSSIWWVVLSFAWFLAAGLKWGNEAIAGHAQYYHLAAWLIPAAKTVAVLLAGAVDGDPVAGICYVGNTSSENLKRYVLAPLIVYFALGATFLLAGFVSLFRIRSVIKRQGGVGAGSKADKLEKLMIRIGVFSVLYAVPAGVVIGCFAYEAGGREAWLKRVACGPACGGKPMYSALMLKYFMALAVGITSGVWIWSGKTLDSWRRVWRGGRAPGHRALVKGAV, from the exons ATGTGGGCTGTGCTTCTGGGCGTGGCGTGCGTGGCGAGCGCGGGCGCGCTGCAGCCGCGGTGCGAGGAGATCACCATACCCATGTGCAGGGGCATCGGGTACAACCTCACGTCGTTCCCCAACGCGCTAGACCACGACACGCAGGAGGAGGCTGGACTTGAG GTGCACCAGTACTGGCCGCTCGTAGAAATCAAATGCTCAGCCGACCTGAAGTTCTTCCTATGCTCCGTGTACACGCCGATATGTATAGAAGACTATCCCAAACCCCTCCCGGCCTGTCGCAGCGTCTGCGAGCGCGCGAGGGCCGGCTGCGCGCCTCTCATGCAGAAGTACGGCTTCCAGTGGCCCGAACGCATGGCCTGTGAGAAACTGCCCCGCCAAGGAGACCCGGACCGCCTCTGCATGGAAGAGACCGACCGCGCGCAAGAACCGGAGCCGCCGCGACCGCCACCGCGCAGGCCCTACAAAAACCACTGTAAGGATCCAAAAAACTGCGAAAGCGGCCCGGCTGCAAGCCCGGGCGAGGGCACAAGCGAGGAGTGCGCGTGCGCGTGCCGGCCGCCGCTGGTCAGCGTGCGAACGCTACACAACGCCAGCGCCACCACGGGCGGCGTGCCGGCCTGCGCGCTGCCGTGCCGCGGCGCCTTCTTCACGCGCGAGGAGAAGGAGTTCGCGGCGGTGTGGGTCGCGCTCTGGGGCGGCCTCTGCGCGGCTTCCACTTTAATGACTCTAACCACATTCATCATTGACTCGCAACGCTTCAAGTACCCGGAGCGCCCGATCGTCTACCTCTCCGCCTGCTACTTCATGGTGGCGCTGGGCTACCTCGCGCGGCTCGCCATAGGACACGACGAGATCGCGTGTGACGGCGCCCTGTTGAAGACCTCGTCGAACGGCCCCAGCGCCTGCACCCTAGTCTTCATTCTGGTGTATTTCTTTGGCATGTCGTCATCTATTTGGTGGGTGGTGTTGTCGTTCGCCTGGTTTTTGGCCGCTGGACTGAAATGGGGCAACGAAGCTATTGCGGGACATGCGCAATACTACCACTTAGCCGCTTGGTTGATACCCGCAGCGAAGACTGTCGCGGTTCTTCTAGCAGGCGCCGTAGATGGTGATCCAGTCGCTGGAATATGTTACGTCGGAAACACATCTTCAGAAAACTTAAAACGATACGTTCTCGCGCCGCTCATAGTGTACTTCGCTCTCGGAGCAACGTTCCTGCTCGCCGGCTTCGTATCGCTATTCAGAATACGCTCAGTGATCAAGCGGCAGGGCGGCGTCGGCGCCGGCTCGAAGGCGGACAAGCTGGAGAAGCTGATGATCCGCATCGGCGTGTTCAGCGTGCTGTACGCGGTGCCGGCCGGCGTGGTCATCGGCTGCTTCGCGTACGAGGCGGGCGGGCGCGAGGCGTGGCTCAAGCGCGTGGCGTGCGGCCCCGCGTGCGGCGGCAAGCCCATGTACTCCGCGCTCATGCTCAAGTACTTCATGGCGCTGGCCGTGGGCATCACGTCGGGCGTGTGGATCTGGTCGGGCAAGACGCTGGACAGCTGGCGGCGCGTGTGGCGCGGCGGGCGGGCGCCGGGCCACCGCGCGCTCGTCAAGGGCGCCGTGTGA